A single Cottoperca gobio chromosome 5, fCotGob3.1, whole genome shotgun sequence DNA region contains:
- the cyc1 gene encoding cytochrome c1, heme protein, mitochondrial yields MAALRVVVLSGSGRALLNTSKTIKTPVAKMSFASLPRSKKVALTTLGVVTAGGAGLAMMLHQSVRASDLELHPPNYPWSHGGPLSSLDHASIRRGYQVYRQVCSACHSMEYLAFRNLVGVSHTEAEMKVIAEEAEVVDGPDESGEMFTRPGKVSDYFPKPYANPEAARSANNGALPPDLSYIVHARHGGEDYVFSLLTGYCEPPAGVDVREGLYYNPYFPGQAIGMAPPIYNEVLEYDDGTPATMSQVAKDVSTFLRWASDPAHDQRKRMGIKLLMGAVILVPLVYYMKRHRWSVLKSRKIAYRPPK; encoded by the exons ATGGCGGCGCTACGAGTCGTGGTGCTATCGGGGAGTGGGAGAGCCCTCCTCAACACATCGAAAACTATCAAGACCCCCGTG GCCAAAATGTCCTTCGCCAGCCTGCCTCGGAGCAAGAAGGTTGCCCTGACGACACTAGGCGTGGTCACCGCGGGCGGAGCAGGGCTCGCCATGATGCTGCACCAGTCCGTCAGAGCCTCCGACCTGGAGCTCCACCCCCCAAATTACCCCTGGAGCCACGGTggccctctgtcctctctggaCCATGCTag TATTCGGCGTGGCTACCAGGTGTATAGGCAAGTGTGTTCAGCCTGCCACAGTATGGAGTACCTGGCCTTCAGAAACCTGGTGGGAGTGTCGCACACAGAGGCCGAGATGAAGGTCATCGctgaggag gctgAGGTGGTGGATGGTCCTGATGAGAGTGGAGAGATGTTCACCCGTCCAGGAAAGGTGTCGGACTACTTCCCGAAACCCTACGCCAACCCCGAGGCAGCCCGGTCCGCCAACAACGGAGCCCTGCCTCCAGACCTCAGCTACATTGTCCATGCCAG ACATGGAGGAGAGGACTACGTGTTCAGCCTGCTGACGGGATACTGCGAACCTCCAGCCGGCGTGGATGTGAGAGAGGGACTTTACTACAACCCGTACTTCCCTGGACAGGCCATCGGCATGGCCCCGCCCATCTACAATGAGGTGCTGGAGTATGATGACG GAACCCCCGCCACCATGAGCCAGGTTGCTAAAGACGTGAGCACGTTCTTGAGATGGGCCTCAGATCCGGCACACGACCAACGCAAACGCATGGGAATTAag TTGCTGATGGGCGCCGTCATCCTCGTCCCGCTGGTGTACTACATGAAAAGACACAGGTGGTCTGTGCTGAAGAGCAGGAAGATCGCCTACAGGCCTCCCAAGTAA
- the LOC115008635 gene encoding homeobox protein ANF-1-like, translating to MASTLAPVTAESRPAFSIERILGSELERPGSCLKLHRPWTEIRAEDNRGNSIFSKQQLCYQHHHLLSPPRPPSSWYIGRRPRTAFTNSQVNVLETVFQVNCYPGIQLREQLAGRLDLDEDRIQIWFQNRRAKLRRSLRETRLQLVQTAVADLGVIGQLKAERDVRGDLALARRLVSRLQLEVQEEEEGCR from the exons ATGGCGTCCACTTTGGCTCCTGTGACAGCAGAAAGCCGGCCGGCGTTCTCCATCGAGCGGATTCTGGGGTCGGAGCTGGAAAGACCTGGAAGCTGCCTGAAGCTCCACCGACCCTGGACAG AGATCAGAGCGGAGGACAACAGAGGAAACAGTATCTTCTCTAAACAACAACTTTGTTATCAACATCATCACCTGCTGAGCCCCCCCCGCCCGCCGTCCAGCTGGTACATCGGACGCAGACCACGCACCGCCTTCACCAACAGCCAG gtgaatGTTCTGGAGACAGTGTTTCAGGTGAACTGTTATCCAGGTATCCAGCTGAGGGAGCAGCTGGCCGGGAGACTGGACCTGGACGAGGACAGAATTCAG atctGGTTTCAGAACCGGCGAGCCAAGCTGAGGCGTTCCCTCCGAGAAACCCGTCTGCAGCTGGTTCAGACGGCCGTGGCCGACCTCGGGGTCATAGGTCAACTGAAGGCCGAGCGGGACGTGCGAGGTGACCTGGCGCTCGCCCGGCGGCTCGTGTCTCGTCTGCAGCTCGAGgtgcaggaagaggaggaggggtgcCGGTGA